From a single Flavobacteriales bacterium genomic region:
- a CDS encoding ABC transporter ATPase: MTFDSQNTDHLPGNARVWIFQAGRALSADEQSRVDEWVGAFLRQWDSHGAKMDAAYLVIHDRFLILFADESSVQASGCSIDKIFAVVQKAGVELGVDFLDKKQIAYRDVEGQVTSKPMSEFRKMLEAGDLGPDTIVFNNLVNTKDEFLKSWEVPMRESWHAQWLEGVR; the protein is encoded by the coding sequence ATGACCTTTGATTCGCAAAATACCGACCACCTGCCCGGCAATGCAAGGGTATGGATCTTCCAGGCGGGTCGCGCACTTTCCGCTGATGAGCAAAGCCGGGTAGACGAATGGGTAGGAGCGTTCCTTCGCCAATGGGATAGCCATGGCGCCAAAATGGATGCAGCTTACCTGGTGATTCATGACCGGTTCCTGATTTTATTTGCGGATGAATCTTCCGTGCAAGCAAGCGGTTGTTCCATTGATAAGATCTTTGCGGTTGTGCAAAAGGCCGGGGTGGAACTGGGGGTTGATTTCCTGGATAAAAAGCAGATCGCTTATCGTGACGTGGAGGGACAGGTAACCAGCAAACCCATGTCGGAGTTTCGCAAAATGCTTGAAGCCGGCGATCTGGGCCCGGATACCATTGTGTTCAACAACCTGGTGAATACCAAAGATGAATTCCTGAAATCCTGGGAGGTGCCGATGCGTGAAAGCTGGCATGCCCAATGGCTGGAAGGTGTGCGGTAA
- a CDS encoding SPOR domain-containing protein, whose protein sequence is MKSVMKIAWSIVFLSAIVAHACAQNVKISQSFSDSKIDAGKKVVVTITINKGYISGIGKIQQMLPKGLEAKPIDVAKGTFSQDDRMVKIIWLALPDQPDFTVKYELITRDAEGGSFSINGKFSYMVGGEKRNADIPPARILIETADVKTDILSISGEGDSKETRTLISTNQGLKEVKTTAPDPEESAATTSQETVTADAGDQAKEEAEKPKEDKADKHKAEKDAAKKAEEEARVKAEKEQAEAEAKRKAEEAAAHQAAEEKEAARQTEAKKAEEEAKAEAKRKADEEAAHKAAEEEAKARKEKEAAAQLKAEKDKAEAEAKRKAEEAAAKEAAQSTETATDDDEAPPAEEETVRPAPAPNKATAEHIITYGVQIGASKSKISTSVFSNKYNISADKISVVHANGWYKYYVGNYKKFSEASVQRGQLAKNNGVNGAFVIAFDKGVYIPVTEAKALSNQ, encoded by the coding sequence ATGAAGAGTGTTATGAAGATCGCATGGAGCATCGTCTTTTTATCAGCAATCGTTGCCCATGCATGTGCGCAGAATGTGAAGATCAGTCAATCCTTTTCGGATTCGAAAATTGATGCGGGAAAAAAGGTTGTCGTAACCATCACCATCAACAAGGGATACATTTCCGGGATCGGAAAAATCCAGCAAATGCTGCCGAAAGGACTGGAAGCAAAACCCATCGATGTAGCCAAAGGCACCTTCTCCCAGGACGACAGGATGGTTAAAATCATCTGGCTGGCCCTCCCCGATCAACCGGACTTCACTGTCAAATATGAACTCATCACCCGTGACGCGGAAGGTGGCTCCTTCTCCATCAACGGTAAGTTCTCTTACATGGTGGGGGGAGAAAAACGCAATGCAGATATACCTCCTGCAAGAATCCTGATTGAAACCGCCGATGTGAAAACCGATATCCTGAGCATCAGCGGCGAAGGAGACAGCAAAGAAACACGTACCCTCATCAGCACCAACCAAGGTCTGAAGGAGGTCAAAACAACGGCACCTGATCCCGAAGAAAGTGCGGCAACAACGTCACAGGAAACGGTGACCGCAGATGCGGGTGACCAGGCAAAAGAGGAAGCAGAAAAACCAAAAGAAGACAAAGCAGACAAACACAAGGCCGAAAAGGATGCCGCCAAAAAAGCAGAAGAGGAAGCCCGGGTGAAAGCGGAAAAAGAACAGGCCGAAGCCGAAGCCAAACGTAAGGCGGAAGAGGCAGCTGCGCATCAAGCTGCAGAGGAAAAGGAAGCAGCCAGACAGACTGAAGCAAAAAAAGCGGAAGAGGAAGCAAAGGCCGAAGCCAAACGCAAAGCCGATGAAGAAGCGGCACACAAAGCTGCAGAGGAGGAAGCCAAGGCAAGAAAAGAAAAGGAAGCGGCGGCCCAACTAAAGGCGGAGAAAGACAAAGCAGAGGCAGAGGCAAAAAGGAAAGCGGAAGAAGCCGCAGCGAAGGAAGCCGCACAAAGCACGGAGACAGCTACCGATGATGATGAAGCGCCCCCCGCAGAGGAAGAAACTGTTCGTCCGGCACCTGCTCCCAACAAAGCCACCGCCGAACACATCATCACCTACGGGGTTCAGATCGGCGCTTCAAAGAGCAAAATCTCAACAAGCGTCTTCAGCAACAAGTACAACATCAGTGCCGATAAGATCTCTGTTGTACATGCGAATGGTTGGTACAAGTACTACGTCGGTAACTACAAAAAATTCTCGGAAGCATCCGTTCAAAGGGGCCAGCTGGCAAAAAACAACGGTGTGAACGGTGCTTTTGTCATTGCTTTCGACAAAGGGGTGTACATCCCGGTTACCGAAGCGAAGGCGTTGAGCAATCAATAA
- a CDS encoding SDR family NAD(P)-dependent oxidoreductase translates to MKKIFVTGGAGFIGSHLVKRLVEDGNEVVVADILLRGNKLDPEILKAVHFEQADVRDIDAMRRLSKRCDQIFHFAAILGVDVVADNPVETMETECIGMQNVAKVAIEIGAEKVIYASTSGVYGHSAIEKSVTENIQLDPRTSYAIAKRYNEIYLAALFEEKGLNSISLRFFNVYGEKQDTRMVIPRFIDQALRHRPITVFGDGQQTRDFTFIDDTVEAVIRLAGKVKGSEIFNIANEDEISIRELAEEIKSLTLSNSEITFIKAPQKRYDFEIERRLGSSQKLFEAVNYKPTTSIQAGLQSLLMLTEGATQSS, encoded by the coding sequence ATGAAAAAAATTTTTGTTACCGGAGGTGCTGGATTTATCGGAAGCCACTTGGTCAAGCGACTGGTGGAAGATGGAAATGAAGTTGTGGTTGCCGACATCCTGCTTCGTGGCAATAAACTGGATCCGGAAATTCTGAAAGCGGTGCATTTTGAACAGGCGGATGTCAGGGATATCGATGCCATGCGCAGATTGAGCAAAAGATGTGATCAGATATTTCATTTCGCAGCCATCCTGGGCGTAGACGTGGTAGCAGATAACCCGGTGGAAACCATGGAAACAGAATGCATCGGTATGCAAAATGTTGCTAAAGTGGCCATTGAAATTGGCGCAGAAAAGGTGATATATGCCTCCACCAGCGGTGTATACGGTCATTCGGCCATAGAAAAAAGTGTGACAGAAAACATCCAGTTGGATCCACGCACCAGCTATGCCATCGCCAAAAGGTACAACGAGATCTACCTCGCCGCACTCTTTGAGGAAAAAGGATTGAACTCCATCAGCCTGCGGTTTTTCAACGTATATGGAGAAAAGCAGGATACCCGCATGGTGATCCCGCGTTTCATTGATCAGGCGCTGCGTCATCGTCCAATAACTGTATTTGGAGACGGACAACAAACACGGGATTTCACCTTCATTGATGACACGGTGGAGGCGGTGATCCGATTGGCTGGAAAAGTCAAAGGATCTGAGATCTTCAACATCGCCAATGAAGACGAAATCTCGATCAGGGAACTGGCAGAAGAGATCAAATCCCTGACCCTGTCCAATTCGGAAATCACCTTCATCAAAGCGCCTCAGAAACGCTACGATTTCGAAATAGAGAGACGCCTTGGCAGTTCACAGAAATTATTCGAAGCCGTGAATTATAAACCCACCACTTCCATCCAGGCCGGACTGCAATCACTCCTGATGCTCACCGAAGGCGCTACCCAATCGTCTTAA
- a CDS encoding glycosyltransferase produces the protein MSISLITVCRNNSDTIAESLASVNAQTYENLQYIVVDGCSTDGTCEIIRKQGVRVSQLISEEDNGIYDAINKGLSMAQGDVIGLLHADDMLAHASVLEDVARGFQTSDCDALYGDLVYVNRTDANQVVRYWKSGVYVQDMFRKGWMPPHPTFYIKKEWIERYGAYDLRFRTSADYEFMLRMVHKHGAKLHYIPEVMVKMRVGGQSNENIGNRLRANREDRMAWRVNGLRPGPLTLIRKPLSKLRQFLLRGTS, from the coding sequence ATCTCCATCAGTTTGATTACGGTTTGCAGGAATAATAGCGACACCATTGCAGAAAGCCTCGCAAGTGTGAATGCTCAGACCTATGAAAACCTGCAATACATTGTTGTGGATGGTTGTTCAACCGACGGTACATGCGAGATCATCCGTAAACAAGGGGTGAGGGTATCCCAACTCATATCCGAAGAAGACAATGGAATCTATGACGCCATTAACAAAGGGCTTTCCATGGCACAAGGTGATGTCATTGGTTTGCTACACGCAGATGACATGCTGGCACATGCAAGCGTGCTTGAAGACGTGGCAAGAGGATTCCAAACATCTGATTGTGATGCCTTGTACGGCGACCTGGTGTATGTAAATCGCACCGACGCCAATCAGGTGGTGCGGTATTGGAAATCGGGTGTTTATGTTCAGGATATGTTTCGCAAGGGATGGATGCCGCCACATCCTACTTTTTATATCAAAAAGGAATGGATTGAGCGCTATGGTGCCTACGATTTGCGTTTCCGCACGTCGGCTGACTATGAATTCATGTTGCGGATGGTACACAAGCATGGGGCGAAGTTGCACTATATTCCGGAGGTTATGGTGAAAATGCGCGTGGGAGGACAAAGCAATGAAAACATAGGTAACCGTTTGCGGGCGAATCGGGAAGATCGTATGGCTTGGCGCGTGAACGGCTTGCGTCCGGGGCCCCTTACATTGATTCGCAAACCCCTGTCCAAGTTAAGGCAGTTTCTTTTGCGTGGCACTTCCTGA